In Mariluticola halotolerans, one DNA window encodes the following:
- a CDS encoding aldose epimerase family protein has protein sequence MAIPVSAFGEFEGQRVDQAVLQSDAGVVVSLTNWGVNVRDWQVPVAGGMRSVVLGFDSFSPYPEHSPHLGSLAGRVANRIAGSRFELNGKTYDLVPNTGPNHLHGGPEGIGRKVWAMEPDSAANAVKFTLDSPDGAMGYPGNVHFEAVYTLEGKKLKLALSATTDAPTPISLVQHQYFNLGTSDHVLDHHVQLASGARTLLGEGLVPTGEIVPVAGTDYDFRAGKTLYGQDGKPVDYDLNYVLDHGRDLADPVAIVTAPDKDLTLKLWTDRPGLQLYNSVTTDVPVPGLGGKMYKKHAGLCLEDQMFPDAVHHAHFPNIICTPDKPYSHWCDIEIG, from the coding sequence ATGGCCATACCGGTCTCGGCATTCGGGGAATTTGAAGGGCAGCGGGTCGATCAGGCCGTGCTGCAAAGTGATGCGGGCGTTGTCGTCAGCCTGACCAATTGGGGTGTCAACGTGCGCGACTGGCAGGTCCCCGTGGCGGGCGGCATGCGCTCCGTCGTTCTCGGGTTTGACAGCTTCTCCCCCTATCCCGAACACAGCCCTCATCTTGGTTCGCTGGCCGGGCGTGTCGCCAACCGCATTGCCGGGTCCCGTTTCGAGCTTAACGGGAAAACCTATGATCTGGTGCCCAATACCGGCCCCAACCACCTGCATGGTGGTCCCGAAGGCATCGGCCGCAAGGTCTGGGCGATGGAACCGGACAGCGCCGCCAATGCAGTCAAGTTCACGCTCGACAGCCCGGATGGGGCCATGGGCTATCCCGGCAATGTCCATTTCGAGGCGGTCTATACCCTTGAGGGCAAAAAGCTGAAACTGGCGCTTTCCGCCACAACCGACGCCCCAACCCCTATCAGTCTGGTCCAGCATCAATATTTCAATCTGGGCACCAGCGATCACGTTCTGGACCATCATGTGCAATTGGCGTCCGGCGCCCGCACCCTTTTGGGCGAAGGTCTGGTGCCAACCGGCGAGATCGTGCCCGTCGCTGGCACGGATTATGATTTCCGCGCCGGCAAAACCCTTTACGGGCAGGATGGCAAACCTGTCGATTATGATCTCAATTACGTGCTCGATCATGGCCGGGATCTGGCCGATCCGGTCGCCATCGTCACCGCGCCTGATAAGGATCTGACCCTGAAACTGTGGACAGACCGCCCCGGTCTGCAGCTCTATAACAGCGTCACCACCGATGTGCCGGTGCCCGGCCTTGGCGGCAAAATGTACAAAAAACACGCCGGGCTTTGCCTTGAGGACCAGATGTTCCCAGACGCGGTGCATCACGCCCATTTCCCCAATATCATCTGCACCCCCGACAAGCCCTATAGCCATTGGTGCGATATCGAGATCGGCTAG
- a CDS encoding LacI family DNA-binding transcriptional regulator, with translation MKRATVHDVARQAGVSLATVDRVLNNRPGVRQGTIDKVESAIAQIGFRRDLSASLLARSRAIHVHFVMPMGSNQFMKGLAGAIEIHAVEAAAERMQISTHFVRAFDSAALAAALEALSPENCDCAIVVATDDAGARAAVNAAAGRGIAIMTLVSDLPGTARRQFIGIDNRAAGRTAAGLMGRFCGGTCKIGLIAGSLDLADHRDRYEGFREIANAEFPHLQLIGPEEGFDEAGMTEAAVSRLVAAHGDLAGLYSMGAGNAGLIAALEASGRAGDLRVIAHELTQSTRTALKSGVMDVVIDQNPDGEIRAAIAAARQIALGGDAGFSGAPIEIGIFLRDNLR, from the coding sequence ATGAAGCGGGCGACAGTGCATGACGTGGCGCGACAGGCCGGCGTGTCACTGGCCACGGTGGACCGGGTACTCAACAATCGTCCGGGTGTGCGGCAAGGCACAATCGACAAGGTGGAGAGCGCGATTGCCCAGATCGGGTTTCGCCGGGATCTTTCTGCCTCGCTGCTGGCCCGGTCGCGGGCGATCCATGTTCATTTCGTCATGCCCATGGGCAGCAATCAGTTCATGAAGGGGCTGGCGGGCGCGATTGAAATCCATGCGGTGGAGGCCGCAGCGGAGCGGATGCAGATCAGCACGCATTTTGTGCGCGCCTTTGACAGTGCCGCGCTGGCGGCGGCGCTGGAGGCATTAAGCCCCGAGAATTGCGATTGCGCCATTGTGGTGGCAACCGATGATGCCGGGGCGCGGGCGGCCGTGAATGCGGCGGCGGGCCGCGGCATTGCAATCATGACGCTGGTCTCGGACCTGCCCGGCACAGCGCGCCGGCAATTTATCGGCATTGATAATCGCGCCGCGGGCCGGACGGCGGCGGGGCTGATGGGCCGGTTTTGCGGCGGGACTTGCAAGATCGGGCTGATTGCCGGTTCGCTTGACCTGGCCGACCACCGGGACCGCTATGAAGGCTTTCGCGAAATCGCCAACGCGGAATTTCCGCATTTACAGCTGATCGGGCCCGAAGAGGGGTTTGATGAGGCGGGCATGACCGAGGCCGCTGTTAGCAGGCTGGTGGCCGCGCATGGGGACCTGGCCGGACTTTATTCGATGGGGGCGGGTAATGCCGGGTTGATTGCCGCGCTCGAGGCAAGCGGGCGGGCCGGAGATTTGCGGGTAATCGCCCATGAACTGACCCAATCAACCCGCACAGCGCTTAAATCCGGGGTGATGGATGTGGTGATTGACCAGAATCCGGATGGCGAAATTCGGGCGGCCATTGCGGCCGCGCGGCAGATTGCGCTGGGGGGGGATGCCGGGTTTTCTGGCGCGCCGATTGAAATCGGTATTTTCCTGCGCGACAATTTGCGCTAA
- a CDS encoding DUF1294 domain-containing protein, producing MPRVTANLVEWKDDKGYGFARQPGGTERIFVHVKAFDSNGPRPKKGDELELDIVAGRNGKPAAENVKVLGAEEVAQQLPFHLVTAIMLFLLAQIVVILGRAPIDILVVYAVMGGLSIYLYSRDKQAALFGWWRIRESTLLTVDFFGGIIGGLLAQHRYRHKKSKASYQVRTLIIVGVHAALLAALGSGLLSVNTLSSVMTLFAGN from the coding sequence ATGCCGCGCGTAACTGCGAATCTGGTGGAGTGGAAAGACGACAAGGGCTATGGATTTGCCCGCCAACCGGGTGGCACCGAACGGATTTTTGTGCATGTAAAAGCCTTTGACAGCAACGGCCCGCGCCCCAAAAAAGGCGACGAGCTGGAGCTTGATATTGTCGCCGGGCGCAATGGCAAACCGGCAGCGGAAAATGTCAAAGTGCTGGGTGCGGAAGAAGTGGCGCAACAACTGCCCTTCCATCTGGTGACGGCGATCATGCTGTTTCTTTTGGCGCAGATTGTCGTCATTCTGGGCCGCGCACCAATTGACATTCTGGTGGTCTATGCCGTGATGGGCGGGCTTTCCATATATCTTTACAGCCGGGACAAGCAGGCCGCCCTGTTTGGCTGGTGGCGCATTCGCGAATCGACGCTTTTGACGGTGGATTTTTTCGGCGGAATTATCGGTGGCCTGCTGGCGCAGCACCGGTATCGCCACAAAAAATCAAAAGCATCCTATCAGGTGCGCACCCTGATAATTGTTGGTGTGCACGCAGCCCTTCTGGCCGCGCTCGGCAGCGGATTGCTGAGCGTCAACACCCTCTCAAGCGTCATGACGCTGTTCGCGGGCAACTAG
- a CDS encoding YifB family Mg chelatase-like AAA ATPase, with protein MVTRVRTVAFQGIEAVPVDVQVQIAPGLPAFRIVGLPDKAVNESGERVRAALIASGLSLPPKRITINLAPADLPKEGSHYDLPIALGLMGAIGAVPTDMLENFVVLGELGLDGRLAAIAGTLPAAIAASAAGRGIICPEASGPEAAWAGEEIDIIAPESLLALVNHLAGHQVCTRPQPKRQADAAGLPDLADVRGQEAARRALEVAAAGGHNLLMIGPPGAGKSMLATRLPSILPPLNPRELLDVSMIQSIAGELAGGRISDRRPFRAPHHSASMAALVGGGLKVRPGEVSLAHNGILFLDELPEFNPQTLDSLRQPLEAGETVIARANARITYPARFQLVAAMNPCKCGMAGTPGHVCKRGERCTADYQGRISGPFLDRIDIRVDVPAVSAREMIAPPGPTETSAVVARRVARAREMQQARYLGLGTTGVHTNAGASATLIEQVANPDPESQTLLLQAAERFALSARAYHRVLKVARTLADLAGTEKVARVHIAEALGYRVSLMQAAI; from the coding sequence ATGGTCACGCGTGTCAGAACGGTTGCGTTCCAGGGCATTGAGGCGGTGCCGGTTGATGTTCAGGTGCAGATCGCGCCGGGCCTGCCGGCATTCCGCATTGTGGGCCTGCCCGACAAGGCGGTGAATGAAAGCGGCGAACGGGTGCGCGCGGCCCTGATCGCCTCGGGCCTCTCGCTACCGCCCAAACGCATTACCATCAATCTCGCGCCCGCTGACCTGCCGAAAGAGGGCAGTCACTACGACCTGCCGATCGCGCTCGGGCTGATGGGGGCTATCGGGGCGGTGCCGACCGACATGCTGGAGAATTTTGTGGTGCTGGGGGAACTGGGGCTGGACGGGCGTCTTGCCGCCATTGCCGGCACCCTGCCCGCCGCGATTGCCGCCAGTGCTGCCGGGCGCGGCATAATCTGTCCGGAAGCCTCGGGCCCGGAAGCGGCATGGGCGGGGGAAGAAATTGATATCATTGCGCCGGAAAGCCTTTTGGCGCTGGTCAACCATCTGGCCGGACATCAGGTCTGTACAAGGCCACAGCCCAAACGGCAGGCTGATGCGGCGGGCTTGCCGGACCTTGCCGATGTGCGCGGGCAGGAAGCGGCCCGGCGCGCGCTGGAAGTGGCAGCGGCCGGCGGACATAATCTTTTGATGATCGGCCCGCCGGGCGCGGGCAAATCCATGCTGGCGACCCGCCTGCCCTCGATCCTGCCCCCGCTTAATCCACGCGAATTGCTGGACGTGTCGATGATCCAGTCGATTGCCGGGGAACTGGCCGGCGGGCGGATTTCGGACCGGCGGCCGTTTCGCGCGCCGCATCATTCTGCCTCTATGGCGGCATTGGTGGGCGGCGGCCTGAAGGTGCGGCCCGGCGAGGTGTCCCTCGCGCATAACGGCATTCTGTTTCTCGATGAACTGCCCGAATTCAACCCGCAAACCCTCGACAGCCTGCGCCAGCCACTGGAAGCGGGGGAGACCGTAATCGCCCGGGCCAATGCGCGGATCACCTATCCGGCACGGTTTCAGCTGGTGGCCGCGATGAACCCGTGCAAATGCGGCATGGCGGGGACACCGGGACATGTGTGCAAGCGGGGCGAGCGGTGCACGGCGGACTATCAGGGCCGCATTTCGGGACCGTTTCTCGACCGGATCGATATCCGCGTTGATGTGCCCGCCGTCTCGGCGCGTGAGATGATTGCGCCACCGGGCCCGACGGAAACCAGCGCGGTTGTGGCGCGGCGGGTGGCGCGGGCCCGCGAGATGCAACAGGCCCGCTATCTCGGGCTGGGTACCACTGGCGTGCATACCAATGCAGGTGCCAGCGCAACACTGATCGAACAGGTGGCCAATCCCGACCCGGAAAGCCAGACCCTGTTATTGCAGGCAGCGGAACGTTTTGCGCTTTCCGCCCGCGCCTATCACAGGGTGCTCAAGGTCGCCCGCACGCTGGCCGACCTTGCGGGAACTGAAAAAGTTGCCCGTGTGCATATTGCCGAGGCGCTCGGCTATCGTGTCAGCCTGATGCAGGCCGCCATATAA
- the xylB gene encoding xylulokinase: MSTYLGLDIGTSGVKAMLIDRAGKALGEASAPLEVMRPQPGWSEQNPADWWRAVLEAVDALSKSHPAELARVRGLGLSGQMHGAVLLDDADAVLRPAILWNDGRSSAECAEIEQACPEARAIAGNIAMPGFTAPKILWVKKHEPEIFAQIAKVLLPKAYVRLLLSGDYLEDMSDASGTLWLDVGKRDWSDALLAATGLNRSHMPALVEGSAPAGQLKAELAARWGMTGPVIIAGGGGDNAASACGIGAIQPGDGFVSLGTSGVLFVSNDKFRPNVEGAVHAFCHAIPDTWHQMGVILSATDSLNWLAKITGQSATKLAGAAEAQFKGPGAEIFLPYLSGERTPHNNAGARGSFTGLSHVTDPARLAQAVMEGVAFAFRDSQRVLADAGTRIDRLLAVGGGSNSQLWLKMIATNLNMEIHVPHDGDFGGAFGAARLGLCAAEGADPRAVCTMPEIKSVITPDAALVEAYSNQYARYRALYPAIEEATA, from the coding sequence ATGAGTACCTATCTCGGTCTTGATATTGGCACCTCGGGGGTCAAAGCCATGCTGATTGACCGGGCGGGCAAGGCGCTTGGCGAGGCCAGCGCGCCGCTTGAGGTGATGCGGCCGCAGCCCGGCTGGTCGGAACAAAATCCGGCTGACTGGTGGCGCGCGGTGCTGGAAGCGGTTGACGCCTTGTCAAAATCGCATCCGGCTGAGCTGGCCAGGGTGCGCGGGCTTGGGCTTTCGGGCCAAATGCATGGTGCCGTTTTGCTTGATGATGCCGACGCGGTACTGCGCCCGGCGATTTTGTGGAATGACGGCCGCTCGAGTGCGGAATGTGCGGAAATCGAGCAAGCCTGCCCCGAAGCCCGCGCGATTGCCGGCAATATTGCCATGCCCGGCTTTACCGCCCCGAAAATTCTCTGGGTGAAAAAGCATGAGCCGGAAATTTTCGCGCAGATTGCCAAAGTGCTGCTGCCGAAAGCCTATGTCCGGCTGTTATTGTCCGGGGACTATCTGGAAGACATGTCCGATGCCTCGGGCACGCTCTGGCTGGATGTGGGCAAGCGCGACTGGTCTGATGCGCTATTGGCGGCGACCGGGCTGAACCGCTCGCATATGCCGGCGCTGGTTGAAGGCTCGGCCCCGGCAGGGCAATTGAAAGCCGAACTGGCGGCACGCTGGGGCATGACCGGACCGGTGATTATCGCCGGTGGCGGCGGGGACAATGCAGCCTCGGCCTGCGGCATTGGCGCGATCCAGCCGGGGGATGGGTTTGTCTCGCTGGGCACCTCGGGGGTTTTGTTTGTCTCCAATGACAAGTTCCGGCCCAATGTGGAGGGCGCAGTGCATGCATTTTGCCATGCGATCCCCGACACCTGGCACCAGATGGGCGTGATCCTGTCGGCGACGGATAGTTTGAACTGGCTGGCGAAGATCACCGGGCAAAGCGCGACCAAACTGGCCGGCGCGGCGGAAGCGCAATTCAAGGGGCCGGGAGCGGAGATTTTCCTGCCCTATCTCTCGGGCGAACGCACACCACACAATAATGCCGGGGCGCGCGGCAGTTTTACCGGGCTGTCGCATGTGACCGATCCGGCGCGACTGGCGCAGGCGGTGATGGAGGGCGTTGCCTTTGCCTTTCGCGATAGCCAGCGGGTGCTGGCGGATGCGGGCACAAGGATCGACCGGCTATTGGCGGTTGGCGGCGGCTCGAATTCCCAGCTCTGGCTGAAAATGATCGCTACCAATCTCAACATGGAAATCCATGTGCCCCATGACGGGGATTTCGGCGGCGCCTTTGGCGCGGCACGACTGGGGCTTTGTGCAGCGGAAGGCGCCGACCCGCGCGCTGTCTGCACCATGCCCGAAATCAAATCCGTGATCACGCCCGATGCGGCGCTGGTTGAGGCCTATTCCAATCAATATGCGCGTTATCGCGCGCTTTATCCTGCCATTGAGGAGGCAACTGCATGA